DNA from Drosophila busckii strain San Diego stock center, stock number 13000-0081.31 chromosome 2R, ASM1175060v1, whole genome shotgun sequence:
aaattaatgtcacaaaaaaaattatacacattTGTTAAAGAGCTTCGCAAATAcatgttaagcatttaatcGAATTCCGGCCAAGAAcctttttcatttgaaatagAAAATCTTACGATTAACCGATTTAGAATCAGATGTACATTTACATTGTATTTAACTTATATTTCATTCTCGCTATCATCCGCATTCTTAGCAGCTTCGCCTGCTTCAACTGCCAACTGAGTCCAGGCATCGTTGTTGATAAGGTGAACACCATTTGTCTCCTTGCCCACAATGCCCATTTCAAATAGGAAATCCTTGTCCTTCAACTCATCGTGCACCTGAtagatactaaataaataaaaaaaatatgtttagtaGAGTACAATTTGACTACGCACTGACTAAAGCACTTACATTTTACCACTACTTCTCACTAACTCATCAGTGTTCATATCGGCGAACTTGTATTTTTCCATTTCCGTCTTGGcctgttgctttgctttgccgcTTGCGCATGCATAATAACCGAAGGACGAGCCAGAAGGCTCAATTTTGTAAAGCTGAGGTCCATCGACCTCATCCCAGGACGCAAAGATTATGGATAGACCAAACGGACGCACAGCGCTGTACAATGTGTAGGCGTGAACGTAGCCAGCCACGCGATCACACAGATGCTTCAGTGGTATGGTGCGCTCGAACTGTTGGCGGAAGTTGGCTGCCTCCTGGCGAGCAATATCTGCCACATAGTAGCCATCAGCCATGAGTCCTGCGATGGCCATGCCAATGTTCTTTTCAATTGTGAAAATGCGCCTCGCTGCATCCGACTCATAAAGCTGATCCGTTACAATTTTCTCAACAGCCAGGATCACACTGTCCTTGCCTTTGATGCCAATGACGGTGCCGCTCCGCTCCACAGCTTTGGATGCATAGTCGATCTGAAAGACGCGGCCATCCGGCGAGAATTGCGATGCCGACAAGT
Protein-coding regions in this window:
- the LOC108595989 gene encoding proteasome subunit alpha type-3, with the translated sequence MSTIGTGYDLSASQFSPDGRVFQIDYASKAVERSGTVIGIKGKDSVILAVEKIVTDQLYESDAARRIFTIEKNIGMAIAGLMADGYYVADIARQEAANFRQQFERTIPLKHLCDRVAGYVHAYTLYSAVRPFGLSIIFASWDEVDGPQLYKIEPSGSSFGYYACASGKAKQQAKTEMEKYKFADMNTDELVRSSGKIIYQVHDELKDKDFLFEMGIVGKETNGVHLINNDAWTQLAVEAGEAAKNADDSENEI